One genomic window of Campylobacter curvus includes the following:
- a CDS encoding formate hydrogenlyase maturation HycH family protein — protein sequence MIQVFKLTKRHMDDNDKLPRELKEIKIFSTCVGHGVGTIDFSEKVLEIDDAEFERILQNSGEYVKFKIGNLSKYFEVEIFAEHIVKLLPELCECKLKEILMNLREGYLVLRKDF from the coding sequence ATGATACAAGTTTTTAAGCTTACTAAACGCCACATGGACGATAATGACAAGCTCCCGCGCGAGCTAAAGGAGATCAAAATTTTCTCCACTTGCGTGGGGCACGGCGTAGGCACGATCGACTTTAGCGAAAAGGTTTTGGAGATCGACGACGCCGAGTTTGAGAGGATCTTGCAAAATTCCGGCGAATACGTGAAATTTAAGATCGGAAATTTAAGCAAATATTTTGAAGTCGAAATTTTTGCCGAGCATATAGTCAAGCTATTGCCCGAGCTTTGCGAGTGTAAGCTTAAAGAGATTTTGATGAATTTACGCGAAGGATATCTTGTGCTTAGAAAGGATTTTTGA